A window of the Oryza brachyantha chromosome 5, ObraRS2, whole genome shotgun sequence genome harbors these coding sequences:
- the LOC102716137 gene encoding transcription factor LATE FLOWERING-like, whose amino-acid sequence MYMDAFGWSGAQSPAAAPCQPSCPGDVVDDVLLAAVLGASFELHAVVDGGAAAVGSDDAYGFDDVLPCQQMSLLRCQDGLGSLPGGASPTTATFLDSVDALPAIAGAHDGGLLDRFSFPNVPETTVQAAASNTAFSGYSSTTGGGNISSGESNTYNGHDTEVASTQVTTTLPPSKRKLPEKYPVVVAGASTTTTTSETAAAERRSIKRAAASSITFGRHRHGAGWPSSLGRGYEPDTEAIAQVKEMIYRAAAMRPVTLGGGGAAAAEPRKPRRKNVRISSDPQTVAARLRRERVSERLRVLQRLVPGGSKMDTATMLDEAASYLKFLKSQLEALETLGNGGHRNNPLHHHYYTGSRNASSAGSSNSTVLAFGRDGISAGYVKSNRNLQL is encoded by the coding sequence ATGTACATGGACGCCTTCGGGTGGAGCGGCGCGCAgtctccggccgccgcgccgtgccaGCCGAGTTGCCCCGGCGACGTCGTTGAcgacgtcctcctcgccgccgtcctggGCGCGAGCTTCGAGCtccacgccgtcgtcgacggcggcgccgccgctgtgggCTCGGATGATGCCTACGGCTTCGACGACGTCCTGCCGTGCCAGCAGATGAGCCTCCTGCGCTGCCAAGATGGGCTGGGTAGTCTTCCCGGTGGCGCTtccccgacgacggcgacgtttCTTGACTCGGTTGATGCGCTACCGGCCATCGCCGGTGCGCACGACGGCGGGCTCCTCGATAGGTTCTCGTTCCCGAACGTCCCAGAGACGACCGTGCAAGCCGCCGCGTCGAACACCGCCTTCTCCGGATACAGCAgcaccaccggcggcgggaacATCTCCTCCGGCGAGTCGAACACCTACAACGGCCACGACACGGAGGTGGCGTCGACGCAGGTGACGACGACTCTGCCCCCCTCCAAGAGGAAGCTACCAGAGAAGTACCCCGTAGTCGTAGCCGGGGCATCAACGACGACAACGACGTCGGAGACCGCCGCCGCAGAACGCCGGAGCATCAAGAGAGCAGCGGCGAGCAGCATCACGTTcgggcgccaccgccacggcgCCGGGTGGCCGTCGTCTCTCGGCCGCGGGTACGAGCCGGACACGGAGGCGATAGCGCAGGTGAAGGAGATGATCtaccgcgcggcggcgatgcggcCGGTGaccctcggcggcggcggcgccgccgccgccgagccccgGAAGCCGCGGCGCAAGAACGTGCGCATCTCCAGCGACCCGcagacggtggcggcgcggctgcggcgggAGAGGGTGAGCGAGCGCCTGCGCGTGCTGCAGCGTCTCGTCCCCGGCGGCAGCAAGATGGACACGGCGACCATGCTCGACGAGGCGGCCAGCTACCTCAAGTTCCTCAAGTCGCAGCTCGAGGCGCTGGAAACCCTAGGCAATGGCGGCCACCGCAACAACCCGTTGCACCACCATTACTACACCGGATCAAGAAATGCTTCTTCTGCTGGTTCCAGCAACAGCACTGTACTTGCATTTGGGCGAGATGGAATTTCTGCTGGATATGTGAAATCCAATAGGAACTTGCAATTGTAG